In a genomic window of Chrysemys picta bellii isolate R12L10 chromosome 1, ASM1138683v2, whole genome shotgun sequence:
- the SEC61A2 gene encoding protein transport protein Sec61 subunit alpha isoform X8, producing MFCLQINASHEFAGSVKFLEVIKPFCAVLPEIQKPERKIQFREKVLWTAITLFIFLVCCQIPLFGIMSSDSADPFYWMRVILASNRGTLMELGISPIVTSGLIMQLLAGAKIIEVGDTPKDRALFNGAQKLFGMIITIGQAIVYVMTGMYGDPAEMGAGICLLIIIQGFRVDLPIKSARYRGQYSSYPIKLFYTSNIPIILQSALVSNLYVISQMLSVRFSGNFLVNLLGQWADVSGGGPARSYPVGGLCYYLSPPESMGAIFEDPVHVIVYIIFMLGSCAFFSKTWIEVSGSSAKDVAKQLKEQQMVMRGHRDTSMVHELNRYIPTAAAFGGLCIGALSVLADFLGAIGSGTGILLAVTIIYQYFEIFVKEQAEVGGVGALFF from the exons ATGTTTTGTCTTCAGATCAACGCAAGTCATGAATTTGCAGGTAGCG ttAAATTTTTAGAAGTTATTAAGCCTTTCTGTGCAGTTTTACCTGAAATCCAGAAGCCTGAAAGAAAG ATCCAGTTCAGAGAGAAAGTACTATGGACAGCTATCACACTATTCATTTTCTTAGTGTGCTGTCAG ATCCCTTTGTTCGGAATCATGTCATCAGACTCTGCAGATCCTTTCTATTGGATGAGAGTCATTCTTGCATCAAACAGAG gGACTTTGATGGAGTTGGGTATCTCGCCCATTGTGACATCTGGTTTGATCATGCAGCTGTTAGCTGGTGCCAAGATCATTGAAGTTGGTGATACACCAAAAGACAGAGCTCTTTTCAATGGAGCCCAGAAAT TGTTCGGGATGATTATAACCATTGGGCAGGCCATTGTGTACGTCATGACTGGGATGTATGGAGATCCTGCTGAAATGGGTGCTGGAATTTGTCTCCTTATCATAATTCAG GGATTTCGTGTTGATTTACCTATCAAGTCTGCTCGATACCGTGGACAGTACAGTAGTTATCCCATCAAGCTCTTCTATACCTCCAACATTCCCATCATTCTTCAGTCTGCCTTAGTTTCAAACCTCTATGTCATTTCCCAGATGTTGTCTGTTCGGTTTAGTGGCAACTTCTTAGTAAACTTACTAGGACAGTGGGCA GATGTCAGTGGTGGTGGCCCTGCTCGCTCTTACCCAGTTGGTGGTCTCTGCTATTACCTATCTCCCCCAGAATCCATGGGTGCTATATTTGAGGATCCTGTCCACGTAATTGTTTACATCATTTTTATGTTGGGATCCTGTGCGTTCTTCTCCAAGACATGGATTGAGGTGTCTGGTTCATCAGCAAAAGAT GTTGCTAAGCAACTGAAAGAACAGCAAATGGTGATGAGAGGCCACAGGGATACATCGATGGTTCATGAGCTTAATAG GTAcatccctacagcagctgcatttGGTGGCTTGTGCATTGGTGCCCTCTCAGTATTAGCAGACTTTCTTGGAGCCATTGGATCAGGCACTGGCATCCTGCTTGCAGTCACCATTATTTATCAgtattttgaaatatttgtaaAAGAACAGGCTGAAGTTGGAGGAGTGGGTGCTTTATTTTTCTAA
- the SEC61A2 gene encoding protein transport protein Sec61 subunit alpha isoform X5, translating into MGSEFRAEKREPRVKFLEVIKPFCAVLPEIQKPERKIQFREKVLWTAITLFIFLVCCQIPLFGIMSSDSADPFYWMRVILASNRGTLMELGISPIVTSGLIMQLLAGAKIIEVGDTPKDRALFNGAQKLFGMIITIGQAIVYVMTGMYGDPAEMGAGICLLIIIQLFVAGLIVLLLDELLQKGYGLGSGISLFIATNICETIVWKAFSPTTINTGRGTEFEGAVIALFHLLATRTDKVRALREAFYRQNLPNLMNLIATVFVFAVVIYFQGFRVDLPIKSARYRGQYSSYPIKLFYTSNIPIILQSALVSNLYVISQMLSVRFSGNFLVNLLGQWADVSGGGPARSYPVGGLCYYLSPPESMGAIFEDPVHVIVYIIFMLGSCAFFSKTWIEVSGSSAKDVHPYSSCIWWLVHWCPLSISRLSWSHWIRHWHPACSHHYLSVF; encoded by the exons ATGGGCAGTGAGTTTCGGGCGGAGAAGCGGGAACCGAGAG ttAAATTTTTAGAAGTTATTAAGCCTTTCTGTGCAGTTTTACCTGAAATCCAGAAGCCTGAAAGAAAG ATCCAGTTCAGAGAGAAAGTACTATGGACAGCTATCACACTATTCATTTTCTTAGTGTGCTGTCAG ATCCCTTTGTTCGGAATCATGTCATCAGACTCTGCAGATCCTTTCTATTGGATGAGAGTCATTCTTGCATCAAACAGAG gGACTTTGATGGAGTTGGGTATCTCGCCCATTGTGACATCTGGTTTGATCATGCAGCTGTTAGCTGGTGCCAAGATCATTGAAGTTGGTGATACACCAAAAGACAGAGCTCTTTTCAATGGAGCCCAGAAAT TGTTCGGGATGATTATAACCATTGGGCAGGCCATTGTGTACGTCATGACTGGGATGTATGGAGATCCTGCTGAAATGGGTGCTGGAATTTGTCTCCTTATCATAATTCAG TTGTTTGTTGCTGGTTTGATTGTGCTGCTGTTAGATGAGCTGCTGCAGAAGGGTTACGGCTTGGGGTCTGGTATTTCCCTCTTTATTGCTACCAACATCTGTGAAACCATTGTCTGGAAGGCCTTTAGTCCCACTACCATTAACACTGGCAGAG GAACGGAGTTTGAGGGTGCGGTGATTGCATTATTCCATCTTCTGGCTACACGAACTGACAAAGTCCGTGCTTTGCGGGAGGCTTTCTACCGACAGAACTTGCCCAATCTCATGAATCTGATTGCTACAGTATTTGTGTTTGCTGTGGTCATATATTTTCAG GGATTTCGTGTTGATTTACCTATCAAGTCTGCTCGATACCGTGGACAGTACAGTAGTTATCCCATCAAGCTCTTCTATACCTCCAACATTCCCATCATTCTTCAGTCTGCCTTAGTTTCAAACCTCTATGTCATTTCCCAGATGTTGTCTGTTCGGTTTAGTGGCAACTTCTTAGTAAACTTACTAGGACAGTGGGCA GATGTCAGTGGTGGTGGCCCTGCTCGCTCTTACCCAGTTGGTGGTCTCTGCTATTACCTATCTCCCCCAGAATCCATGGGTGCTATATTTGAGGATCCTGTCCACGTAATTGTTTACATCATTTTTATGTTGGGATCCTGTGCGTTCTTCTCCAAGACATGGATTGAGGTGTCTGGTTCATCAGCAAAAGAT GTAcatccctacagcagctgcatttGGTGGCTTGTGCATTGGTGCCCTCTCAGTATTAGCAGACTTTCTTGGAGCCATTGGATCAGGCACTGGCATCCTGCTTGCAGTCACCATTATTTATCAgtattttga
- the SEC61A2 gene encoding protein transport protein Sec61 subunit alpha isoform X9, translated as MGIKFLEVIKPFCAVLPEIQKPERKIQFREKVLWTAITLFIFLVCCQIPLFGIMSSDSADPFYWMRVILASNRGTLMELGISPIVTSGLIMQLLAGAKIIEVGDTPKDRALFNGAQKLFGMIITIGQAIVYVMTGMYGDPAEMGAGICLLIIIQGFRVDLPIKSARYRGQYSSYPIKLFYTSNIPIILQSALVSNLYVISQMLSVRFSGNFLVNLLGQWADVSGGGPARSYPVGGLCYYLSPPESMGAIFEDPVHVIVYIIFMLGSCAFFSKTWIEVSGSSAKDVAKQLKEQQMVMRGHRDTSMVHELNRYIPTAAAFGGLCIGALSVLADFLGAIGSGTGILLAVTIIYQYFEIFVKEQAEVGGVGALFF; from the exons ATGGGCA ttAAATTTTTAGAAGTTATTAAGCCTTTCTGTGCAGTTTTACCTGAAATCCAGAAGCCTGAAAGAAAG ATCCAGTTCAGAGAGAAAGTACTATGGACAGCTATCACACTATTCATTTTCTTAGTGTGCTGTCAG ATCCCTTTGTTCGGAATCATGTCATCAGACTCTGCAGATCCTTTCTATTGGATGAGAGTCATTCTTGCATCAAACAGAG gGACTTTGATGGAGTTGGGTATCTCGCCCATTGTGACATCTGGTTTGATCATGCAGCTGTTAGCTGGTGCCAAGATCATTGAAGTTGGTGATACACCAAAAGACAGAGCTCTTTTCAATGGAGCCCAGAAAT TGTTCGGGATGATTATAACCATTGGGCAGGCCATTGTGTACGTCATGACTGGGATGTATGGAGATCCTGCTGAAATGGGTGCTGGAATTTGTCTCCTTATCATAATTCAG GGATTTCGTGTTGATTTACCTATCAAGTCTGCTCGATACCGTGGACAGTACAGTAGTTATCCCATCAAGCTCTTCTATACCTCCAACATTCCCATCATTCTTCAGTCTGCCTTAGTTTCAAACCTCTATGTCATTTCCCAGATGTTGTCTGTTCGGTTTAGTGGCAACTTCTTAGTAAACTTACTAGGACAGTGGGCA GATGTCAGTGGTGGTGGCCCTGCTCGCTCTTACCCAGTTGGTGGTCTCTGCTATTACCTATCTCCCCCAGAATCCATGGGTGCTATATTTGAGGATCCTGTCCACGTAATTGTTTACATCATTTTTATGTTGGGATCCTGTGCGTTCTTCTCCAAGACATGGATTGAGGTGTCTGGTTCATCAGCAAAAGAT GTTGCTAAGCAACTGAAAGAACAGCAAATGGTGATGAGAGGCCACAGGGATACATCGATGGTTCATGAGCTTAATAG GTAcatccctacagcagctgcatttGGTGGCTTGTGCATTGGTGCCCTCTCAGTATTAGCAGACTTTCTTGGAGCCATTGGATCAGGCACTGGCATCCTGCTTGCAGTCACCATTATTTATCAgtattttgaaatatttgtaaAAGAACAGGCTGAAGTTGGAGGAGTGGGTGCTTTATTTTTCTAA
- the SEC61A2 gene encoding protein transport protein Sec61 subunit alpha isoform X6 produces MGIKFLEVIKPFCAVLPEIQKPERKIQFREKVLWTAITLFIFLVCCQIPLFGIMSSDSADPFYWMRVILASNRGTLMELGISPIVTSGLIMQLLAGAKIIEVGDTPKDRALFNGAQKLFGMIITIGQAIVYVMTGMYGDPAEMGAGICLLIIIQLFVAGLIVLLLDELLQKGYGLGSGISLFIATNICETIVWKAFSPTTINTGRGTEFEGAVIALFHLLATRTDKVRALREAFYRQNLPNLMNLIATVFVFAVVIYFQGFRVDLPIKSARYRGQYSSYPIKLFYTSNIPIILQSALVSNLYVISQMLSVRFSGNFLVNLLGQWADVSGGGPARSYPVGGLCYYLSPPESMGAIFEDPVHVIVYIIFMLGSCAFFSKTWIEVSGSSAKDVHPYSSCIWWLVHWCPLSISRLSWSHWIRHWHPACSHHYLSVF; encoded by the exons ATGGGCA ttAAATTTTTAGAAGTTATTAAGCCTTTCTGTGCAGTTTTACCTGAAATCCAGAAGCCTGAAAGAAAG ATCCAGTTCAGAGAGAAAGTACTATGGACAGCTATCACACTATTCATTTTCTTAGTGTGCTGTCAG ATCCCTTTGTTCGGAATCATGTCATCAGACTCTGCAGATCCTTTCTATTGGATGAGAGTCATTCTTGCATCAAACAGAG gGACTTTGATGGAGTTGGGTATCTCGCCCATTGTGACATCTGGTTTGATCATGCAGCTGTTAGCTGGTGCCAAGATCATTGAAGTTGGTGATACACCAAAAGACAGAGCTCTTTTCAATGGAGCCCAGAAAT TGTTCGGGATGATTATAACCATTGGGCAGGCCATTGTGTACGTCATGACTGGGATGTATGGAGATCCTGCTGAAATGGGTGCTGGAATTTGTCTCCTTATCATAATTCAG TTGTTTGTTGCTGGTTTGATTGTGCTGCTGTTAGATGAGCTGCTGCAGAAGGGTTACGGCTTGGGGTCTGGTATTTCCCTCTTTATTGCTACCAACATCTGTGAAACCATTGTCTGGAAGGCCTTTAGTCCCACTACCATTAACACTGGCAGAG GAACGGAGTTTGAGGGTGCGGTGATTGCATTATTCCATCTTCTGGCTACACGAACTGACAAAGTCCGTGCTTTGCGGGAGGCTTTCTACCGACAGAACTTGCCCAATCTCATGAATCTGATTGCTACAGTATTTGTGTTTGCTGTGGTCATATATTTTCAG GGATTTCGTGTTGATTTACCTATCAAGTCTGCTCGATACCGTGGACAGTACAGTAGTTATCCCATCAAGCTCTTCTATACCTCCAACATTCCCATCATTCTTCAGTCTGCCTTAGTTTCAAACCTCTATGTCATTTCCCAGATGTTGTCTGTTCGGTTTAGTGGCAACTTCTTAGTAAACTTACTAGGACAGTGGGCA GATGTCAGTGGTGGTGGCCCTGCTCGCTCTTACCCAGTTGGTGGTCTCTGCTATTACCTATCTCCCCCAGAATCCATGGGTGCTATATTTGAGGATCCTGTCCACGTAATTGTTTACATCATTTTTATGTTGGGATCCTGTGCGTTCTTCTCCAAGACATGGATTGAGGTGTCTGGTTCATCAGCAAAAGAT GTAcatccctacagcagctgcatttGGTGGCTTGTGCATTGGTGCCCTCTCAGTATTAGCAGACTTTCTTGGAGCCATTGGATCAGGCACTGGCATCCTGCTTGCAGTCACCATTATTTATCAgtattttga
- the SEC61A2 gene encoding protein transport protein Sec61 subunit alpha isoform X4 — protein sequence MFCLQINASHEFAGSVKFLEVIKPFCAVLPEIQKPERKIQFREKVLWTAITLFIFLVCCQIPLFGIMSSDSADPFYWMRVILASNRGTLMELGISPIVTSGLIMQLLAGAKIIEVGDTPKDRALFNGAQKLFGMIITIGQAIVYVMTGMYGDPAEMGAGICLLIIIQLFVAGLIVLLLDELLQKGYGLGSGISLFIATNICETIVWKAFSPTTINTGRGTEFEGAVIALFHLLATRTDKVRALREAFYRQNLPNLMNLIATVFVFAVVIYFQGFRVDLPIKSARYRGQYSSYPIKLFYTSNIPIILQSALVSNLYVISQMLSVRFSGNFLVNLLGQWADVSGGGPARSYPVGGLCYYLSPPESMGAIFEDPVHVIVYIIFMLGSCAFFSKTWIEVSGSSAKDVHPYSSCIWWLVHWCPLSISRLSWSHWIRHWHPACSHHYLSVF from the exons ATGTTTTGTCTTCAGATCAACGCAAGTCATGAATTTGCAGGTAGCG ttAAATTTTTAGAAGTTATTAAGCCTTTCTGTGCAGTTTTACCTGAAATCCAGAAGCCTGAAAGAAAG ATCCAGTTCAGAGAGAAAGTACTATGGACAGCTATCACACTATTCATTTTCTTAGTGTGCTGTCAG ATCCCTTTGTTCGGAATCATGTCATCAGACTCTGCAGATCCTTTCTATTGGATGAGAGTCATTCTTGCATCAAACAGAG gGACTTTGATGGAGTTGGGTATCTCGCCCATTGTGACATCTGGTTTGATCATGCAGCTGTTAGCTGGTGCCAAGATCATTGAAGTTGGTGATACACCAAAAGACAGAGCTCTTTTCAATGGAGCCCAGAAAT TGTTCGGGATGATTATAACCATTGGGCAGGCCATTGTGTACGTCATGACTGGGATGTATGGAGATCCTGCTGAAATGGGTGCTGGAATTTGTCTCCTTATCATAATTCAG TTGTTTGTTGCTGGTTTGATTGTGCTGCTGTTAGATGAGCTGCTGCAGAAGGGTTACGGCTTGGGGTCTGGTATTTCCCTCTTTATTGCTACCAACATCTGTGAAACCATTGTCTGGAAGGCCTTTAGTCCCACTACCATTAACACTGGCAGAG GAACGGAGTTTGAGGGTGCGGTGATTGCATTATTCCATCTTCTGGCTACACGAACTGACAAAGTCCGTGCTTTGCGGGAGGCTTTCTACCGACAGAACTTGCCCAATCTCATGAATCTGATTGCTACAGTATTTGTGTTTGCTGTGGTCATATATTTTCAG GGATTTCGTGTTGATTTACCTATCAAGTCTGCTCGATACCGTGGACAGTACAGTAGTTATCCCATCAAGCTCTTCTATACCTCCAACATTCCCATCATTCTTCAGTCTGCCTTAGTTTCAAACCTCTATGTCATTTCCCAGATGTTGTCTGTTCGGTTTAGTGGCAACTTCTTAGTAAACTTACTAGGACAGTGGGCA GATGTCAGTGGTGGTGGCCCTGCTCGCTCTTACCCAGTTGGTGGTCTCTGCTATTACCTATCTCCCCCAGAATCCATGGGTGCTATATTTGAGGATCCTGTCCACGTAATTGTTTACATCATTTTTATGTTGGGATCCTGTGCGTTCTTCTCCAAGACATGGATTGAGGTGTCTGGTTCATCAGCAAAAGAT GTAcatccctacagcagctgcatttGGTGGCTTGTGCATTGGTGCCCTCTCAGTATTAGCAGACTTTCTTGGAGCCATTGGATCAGGCACTGGCATCCTGCTTGCAGTCACCATTATTTATCAgtattttga
- the SEC61A2 gene encoding protein transport protein Sec61 subunit alpha isoform X1, whose product MFCLQINASHEFAGSVKFLEVIKPFCAVLPEIQKPERKIQFREKVLWTAITLFIFLVCCQIPLFGIMSSDSADPFYWMRVILASNRGTLMELGISPIVTSGLIMQLLAGAKIIEVGDTPKDRALFNGAQKLFGMIITIGQAIVYVMTGMYGDPAEMGAGICLLIIIQLFVAGLIVLLLDELLQKGYGLGSGISLFIATNICETIVWKAFSPTTINTGRGTEFEGAVIALFHLLATRTDKVRALREAFYRQNLPNLMNLIATVFVFAVVIYFQGFRVDLPIKSARYRGQYSSYPIKLFYTSNIPIILQSALVSNLYVISQMLSVRFSGNFLVNLLGQWADVSGGGPARSYPVGGLCYYLSPPESMGAIFEDPVHVIVYIIFMLGSCAFFSKTWIEVSGSSAKDVAKQLKEQQMVMRGHRDTSMVHELNRYIPTAAAFGGLCIGALSVLADFLGAIGSGTGILLAVTIIYQYFEIFVKEQAEVGGVGALFF is encoded by the exons ATGTTTTGTCTTCAGATCAACGCAAGTCATGAATTTGCAGGTAGCG ttAAATTTTTAGAAGTTATTAAGCCTTTCTGTGCAGTTTTACCTGAAATCCAGAAGCCTGAAAGAAAG ATCCAGTTCAGAGAGAAAGTACTATGGACAGCTATCACACTATTCATTTTCTTAGTGTGCTGTCAG ATCCCTTTGTTCGGAATCATGTCATCAGACTCTGCAGATCCTTTCTATTGGATGAGAGTCATTCTTGCATCAAACAGAG gGACTTTGATGGAGTTGGGTATCTCGCCCATTGTGACATCTGGTTTGATCATGCAGCTGTTAGCTGGTGCCAAGATCATTGAAGTTGGTGATACACCAAAAGACAGAGCTCTTTTCAATGGAGCCCAGAAAT TGTTCGGGATGATTATAACCATTGGGCAGGCCATTGTGTACGTCATGACTGGGATGTATGGAGATCCTGCTGAAATGGGTGCTGGAATTTGTCTCCTTATCATAATTCAG TTGTTTGTTGCTGGTTTGATTGTGCTGCTGTTAGATGAGCTGCTGCAGAAGGGTTACGGCTTGGGGTCTGGTATTTCCCTCTTTATTGCTACCAACATCTGTGAAACCATTGTCTGGAAGGCCTTTAGTCCCACTACCATTAACACTGGCAGAG GAACGGAGTTTGAGGGTGCGGTGATTGCATTATTCCATCTTCTGGCTACACGAACTGACAAAGTCCGTGCTTTGCGGGAGGCTTTCTACCGACAGAACTTGCCCAATCTCATGAATCTGATTGCTACAGTATTTGTGTTTGCTGTGGTCATATATTTTCAG GGATTTCGTGTTGATTTACCTATCAAGTCTGCTCGATACCGTGGACAGTACAGTAGTTATCCCATCAAGCTCTTCTATACCTCCAACATTCCCATCATTCTTCAGTCTGCCTTAGTTTCAAACCTCTATGTCATTTCCCAGATGTTGTCTGTTCGGTTTAGTGGCAACTTCTTAGTAAACTTACTAGGACAGTGGGCA GATGTCAGTGGTGGTGGCCCTGCTCGCTCTTACCCAGTTGGTGGTCTCTGCTATTACCTATCTCCCCCAGAATCCATGGGTGCTATATTTGAGGATCCTGTCCACGTAATTGTTTACATCATTTTTATGTTGGGATCCTGTGCGTTCTTCTCCAAGACATGGATTGAGGTGTCTGGTTCATCAGCAAAAGAT GTTGCTAAGCAACTGAAAGAACAGCAAATGGTGATGAGAGGCCACAGGGATACATCGATGGTTCATGAGCTTAATAG GTAcatccctacagcagctgcatttGGTGGCTTGTGCATTGGTGCCCTCTCAGTATTAGCAGACTTTCTTGGAGCCATTGGATCAGGCACTGGCATCCTGCTTGCAGTCACCATTATTTATCAgtattttgaaatatttgtaaAAGAACAGGCTGAAGTTGGAGGAGTGGGTGCTTTATTTTTCTAA
- the SEC61A2 gene encoding protein transport protein Sec61 subunit alpha isoform X3, producing MGIKFLEVIKPFCAVLPEIQKPERKIQFREKVLWTAITLFIFLVCCQIPLFGIMSSDSADPFYWMRVILASNRGTLMELGISPIVTSGLIMQLLAGAKIIEVGDTPKDRALFNGAQKLFGMIITIGQAIVYVMTGMYGDPAEMGAGICLLIIIQLFVAGLIVLLLDELLQKGYGLGSGISLFIATNICETIVWKAFSPTTINTGRGTEFEGAVIALFHLLATRTDKVRALREAFYRQNLPNLMNLIATVFVFAVVIYFQGFRVDLPIKSARYRGQYSSYPIKLFYTSNIPIILQSALVSNLYVISQMLSVRFSGNFLVNLLGQWADVSGGGPARSYPVGGLCYYLSPPESMGAIFEDPVHVIVYIIFMLGSCAFFSKTWIEVSGSSAKDVAKQLKEQQMVMRGHRDTSMVHELNRYIPTAAAFGGLCIGALSVLADFLGAIGSGTGILLAVTIIYQYFEIFVKEQAEVGGVGALFF from the exons ATGGGCA ttAAATTTTTAGAAGTTATTAAGCCTTTCTGTGCAGTTTTACCTGAAATCCAGAAGCCTGAAAGAAAG ATCCAGTTCAGAGAGAAAGTACTATGGACAGCTATCACACTATTCATTTTCTTAGTGTGCTGTCAG ATCCCTTTGTTCGGAATCATGTCATCAGACTCTGCAGATCCTTTCTATTGGATGAGAGTCATTCTTGCATCAAACAGAG gGACTTTGATGGAGTTGGGTATCTCGCCCATTGTGACATCTGGTTTGATCATGCAGCTGTTAGCTGGTGCCAAGATCATTGAAGTTGGTGATACACCAAAAGACAGAGCTCTTTTCAATGGAGCCCAGAAAT TGTTCGGGATGATTATAACCATTGGGCAGGCCATTGTGTACGTCATGACTGGGATGTATGGAGATCCTGCTGAAATGGGTGCTGGAATTTGTCTCCTTATCATAATTCAG TTGTTTGTTGCTGGTTTGATTGTGCTGCTGTTAGATGAGCTGCTGCAGAAGGGTTACGGCTTGGGGTCTGGTATTTCCCTCTTTATTGCTACCAACATCTGTGAAACCATTGTCTGGAAGGCCTTTAGTCCCACTACCATTAACACTGGCAGAG GAACGGAGTTTGAGGGTGCGGTGATTGCATTATTCCATCTTCTGGCTACACGAACTGACAAAGTCCGTGCTTTGCGGGAGGCTTTCTACCGACAGAACTTGCCCAATCTCATGAATCTGATTGCTACAGTATTTGTGTTTGCTGTGGTCATATATTTTCAG GGATTTCGTGTTGATTTACCTATCAAGTCTGCTCGATACCGTGGACAGTACAGTAGTTATCCCATCAAGCTCTTCTATACCTCCAACATTCCCATCATTCTTCAGTCTGCCTTAGTTTCAAACCTCTATGTCATTTCCCAGATGTTGTCTGTTCGGTTTAGTGGCAACTTCTTAGTAAACTTACTAGGACAGTGGGCA GATGTCAGTGGTGGTGGCCCTGCTCGCTCTTACCCAGTTGGTGGTCTCTGCTATTACCTATCTCCCCCAGAATCCATGGGTGCTATATTTGAGGATCCTGTCCACGTAATTGTTTACATCATTTTTATGTTGGGATCCTGTGCGTTCTTCTCCAAGACATGGATTGAGGTGTCTGGTTCATCAGCAAAAGAT GTTGCTAAGCAACTGAAAGAACAGCAAATGGTGATGAGAGGCCACAGGGATACATCGATGGTTCATGAGCTTAATAG GTAcatccctacagcagctgcatttGGTGGCTTGTGCATTGGTGCCCTCTCAGTATTAGCAGACTTTCTTGGAGCCATTGGATCAGGCACTGGCATCCTGCTTGCAGTCACCATTATTTATCAgtattttgaaatatttgtaaAAGAACAGGCTGAAGTTGGAGGAGTGGGTGCTTTATTTTTCTAA
- the SEC61A2 gene encoding protein transport protein Sec61 subunit alpha isoform X2 — MGSEFRAEKREPRVKFLEVIKPFCAVLPEIQKPERKIQFREKVLWTAITLFIFLVCCQIPLFGIMSSDSADPFYWMRVILASNRGTLMELGISPIVTSGLIMQLLAGAKIIEVGDTPKDRALFNGAQKLFGMIITIGQAIVYVMTGMYGDPAEMGAGICLLIIIQLFVAGLIVLLLDELLQKGYGLGSGISLFIATNICETIVWKAFSPTTINTGRGTEFEGAVIALFHLLATRTDKVRALREAFYRQNLPNLMNLIATVFVFAVVIYFQGFRVDLPIKSARYRGQYSSYPIKLFYTSNIPIILQSALVSNLYVISQMLSVRFSGNFLVNLLGQWADVSGGGPARSYPVGGLCYYLSPPESMGAIFEDPVHVIVYIIFMLGSCAFFSKTWIEVSGSSAKDVAKQLKEQQMVMRGHRDTSMVHELNRYIPTAAAFGGLCIGALSVLADFLGAIGSGTGILLAVTIIYQYFEIFVKEQAEVGGVGALFF, encoded by the exons ATGGGCAGTGAGTTTCGGGCGGAGAAGCGGGAACCGAGAG ttAAATTTTTAGAAGTTATTAAGCCTTTCTGTGCAGTTTTACCTGAAATCCAGAAGCCTGAAAGAAAG ATCCAGTTCAGAGAGAAAGTACTATGGACAGCTATCACACTATTCATTTTCTTAGTGTGCTGTCAG ATCCCTTTGTTCGGAATCATGTCATCAGACTCTGCAGATCCTTTCTATTGGATGAGAGTCATTCTTGCATCAAACAGAG gGACTTTGATGGAGTTGGGTATCTCGCCCATTGTGACATCTGGTTTGATCATGCAGCTGTTAGCTGGTGCCAAGATCATTGAAGTTGGTGATACACCAAAAGACAGAGCTCTTTTCAATGGAGCCCAGAAAT TGTTCGGGATGATTATAACCATTGGGCAGGCCATTGTGTACGTCATGACTGGGATGTATGGAGATCCTGCTGAAATGGGTGCTGGAATTTGTCTCCTTATCATAATTCAG TTGTTTGTTGCTGGTTTGATTGTGCTGCTGTTAGATGAGCTGCTGCAGAAGGGTTACGGCTTGGGGTCTGGTATTTCCCTCTTTATTGCTACCAACATCTGTGAAACCATTGTCTGGAAGGCCTTTAGTCCCACTACCATTAACACTGGCAGAG GAACGGAGTTTGAGGGTGCGGTGATTGCATTATTCCATCTTCTGGCTACACGAACTGACAAAGTCCGTGCTTTGCGGGAGGCTTTCTACCGACAGAACTTGCCCAATCTCATGAATCTGATTGCTACAGTATTTGTGTTTGCTGTGGTCATATATTTTCAG GGATTTCGTGTTGATTTACCTATCAAGTCTGCTCGATACCGTGGACAGTACAGTAGTTATCCCATCAAGCTCTTCTATACCTCCAACATTCCCATCATTCTTCAGTCTGCCTTAGTTTCAAACCTCTATGTCATTTCCCAGATGTTGTCTGTTCGGTTTAGTGGCAACTTCTTAGTAAACTTACTAGGACAGTGGGCA GATGTCAGTGGTGGTGGCCCTGCTCGCTCTTACCCAGTTGGTGGTCTCTGCTATTACCTATCTCCCCCAGAATCCATGGGTGCTATATTTGAGGATCCTGTCCACGTAATTGTTTACATCATTTTTATGTTGGGATCCTGTGCGTTCTTCTCCAAGACATGGATTGAGGTGTCTGGTTCATCAGCAAAAGAT GTTGCTAAGCAACTGAAAGAACAGCAAATGGTGATGAGAGGCCACAGGGATACATCGATGGTTCATGAGCTTAATAG GTAcatccctacagcagctgcatttGGTGGCTTGTGCATTGGTGCCCTCTCAGTATTAGCAGACTTTCTTGGAGCCATTGGATCAGGCACTGGCATCCTGCTTGCAGTCACCATTATTTATCAgtattttgaaatatttgtaaAAGAACAGGCTGAAGTTGGAGGAGTGGGTGCTTTATTTTTCTAA